A part of Longimicrobiaceae bacterium genomic DNA contains:
- a CDS encoding phytoene desaturase, producing MSDATRTVVIGAGLGGLAAAIRLQARGHRVTVLEATGQPGGRASVFRHDGFSFDAGPTVVTAPYLLHELFALAGRDWRDYFELVPVDPFYRVEFADGSRFDYVGDEERILAQIREMSPRDVDGYRRLAAHSERIFDVGYTRLADAPFDRLSEMLRVVPDMVRLGSHRTVYGMVSRYLRDERLRQVFTFQPLLVGGNPFNTTSIYLLIHWLERKWGVWFAKGGTASIVAGLVRLLEEMGAELRCGAPVEEIEVRDGRARAVRLEGGERIPAGLVVANGDPVHVYGKLVDARHRRRHTDRSLARRRLSMGLFVAYFGTRKTYPELAHHTILMGPRYRGLLEDIFKRKRLADDFSLYLHAPTRTDPSLAPPGHECFYVLSPVPHNDSGIDWEAEGPRYLERILGHLEERCLPGLRENLVTSFHVTPRYFEERLRSAKGAGFGIEPRLSQSAYFRFHNRSEDVEGLYFVGAGTHPGAGMPGVLCSAKVLDRVLRGEPARPAAPVPAVPA from the coding sequence ATGAGCGACGCGACGCGGACCGTGGTGATCGGGGCGGGGCTCGGCGGGCTCGCGGCGGCGATCCGCCTGCAGGCGCGCGGGCACCGGGTGACAGTGCTGGAGGCCACCGGCCAGCCCGGGGGGCGCGCCAGCGTCTTCCGGCACGACGGCTTCTCCTTCGACGCGGGGCCCACCGTCGTCACCGCGCCCTACCTGCTGCACGAGCTGTTCGCGCTGGCCGGGCGCGACTGGCGCGACTACTTCGAGCTGGTGCCGGTGGACCCGTTCTACCGGGTGGAGTTCGCGGACGGGTCGCGCTTCGACTACGTGGGCGACGAGGAGCGCATCCTCGCGCAGATCCGGGAGATGAGCCCGCGCGACGTGGACGGCTACCGCCGGCTGGCCGCGCACTCGGAGCGGATCTTCGACGTGGGCTACACGCGGCTGGCGGATGCGCCCTTCGACCGGCTCTCGGAGATGCTGCGCGTCGTCCCCGACATGGTCCGCCTGGGGAGCCACCGCACCGTGTACGGGATGGTCTCCCGCTACCTGCGCGACGAGCGGCTGCGGCAGGTCTTCACCTTCCAGCCGCTCCTGGTGGGCGGAAATCCCTTCAACACCACCTCCATCTACCTCCTGATCCACTGGCTGGAGCGGAAGTGGGGCGTCTGGTTCGCGAAGGGGGGGACCGCATCCATCGTGGCGGGGCTGGTGCGGCTGCTGGAGGAGATGGGCGCGGAGCTTCGCTGCGGCGCGCCGGTGGAGGAGATCGAGGTGCGCGACGGCCGCGCCCGCGCCGTGCGGCTGGAGGGCGGCGAGCGGATCCCCGCCGGCCTGGTGGTCGCCAACGGGGACCCGGTGCACGTCTACGGGAAGCTGGTGGACGCCCGGCACCGCCGCCGCCACACCGACCGCTCCCTGGCGCGGCGGCGCCTCTCGATGGGGCTCTTCGTGGCCTACTTCGGCACCCGGAAGACGTACCCGGAGCTGGCGCACCACACCATCCTGATGGGGCCGCGCTACCGCGGGCTGCTGGAGGACATCTTCAAGCGGAAGCGGCTGGCGGACGACTTCTCGCTCTACCTGCACGCCCCCACCCGCACGGATCCGTCGCTGGCGCCGCCGGGGCACGAGTGCTTCTACGTCCTCTCCCCCGTCCCGCACAACGACAGCGGGATCGACTGGGAGGCGGAGGGGCCGCGCTACCTGGAGCGGATCCTGGGGCACCTGGAGGAGCGCTGCCTCCCCGGGCTGCGCGAGAACCTGGTGACGTCGTTCCACGTCACGCCGCGCTACTTCGAGGAGCGGCTGCGCTCCGCGAAGGGGGCCGGGTTCGGGATCGAGCCGCGCCTCTCGCAGTCGGCGTACTTCCGCTTCCACAACCGCTCGGAGGACGTGGAGGGGCTGTACTTCGTGGGCGCGGGGACCCACCCCGGCGCGGGGATGCCCGGCGTCCTCTGCTCGGCCAAGGTCCTGGACCGCGTCCTCCGCGGCGAGCCCGCACGGCCGGCCGCGCCCGTGCCCGCGGTGCCCGCGTGA